The sequence ACACAAAGATTTATTTTATCGTCAAATTTGGCGTAAAAGAATACGTTCTTTACGATTAAGACCTTTAAGTGGTGAAGAGCGTCGTCAGCAACGGGCATTGTTGCAAGATGAAAATAATCGTTTTGTTGTTAAGCAAGTTAAGGAGTTACAGGATCCACAATTCAGTGAAGAGGTAAAAGATTTATTTATTTTAAGATTTGAACGTCGCGATCCTAACGTGAGTAATGAAAGTACAACGGGAAGTGTTCAAGATTTAATGGATTTTGCAACTCAAATGGAACGTGAATTAATACAAACGAACTTTGAAACAGGTAAATTGACGCGTAAAGAAATGAAGAGTTACCGTGATAATTTGTTAGCTATTGAAAATGCGATTCAATTTGTAGAATAATGGAAAAAGAAAAGCGTCTTGCATATTTTGCGGGACGTTTTTCTATGTTTTTGTCTACTAGAGGTCAAGCATTTAGGTGAAAATTAATATTGAAATACTGTGGAATAATCATATAGTAAATGAATGTATAATAATATCGAATAGAGTTACGCCAACATGACAATATTGTAATATTAGTATAAAAACGTTAAAAAGCCTTATTTTATGGTATCATAGAACATTGTAAGCCAAAATGTTATTAACAACTATCTTTAATTTATTGCAAAAACAAAAAAAATATGTAATTATGAGAATAGAACTTTGTATCACGATTGTTACATCTTGTAATTATTTTGTAACAAAGAATGGTCAGAACAAAATCTCCTTTAATTAGTGAGAAAAATATAAAAACGCTAAAGCGATGTAACAACTTAAGAAAATGCAATCTTGAGGTTGTATGAAGGAGTGTTGAAATGAAGAGTCATTTGCAAAAATTACGCGAAAATATTTGGTTAGTAAGCACCGTCAAAACTATTTTTTATTTTGCTGTATTTTTAGTATTGATTTACATTTATATTGATAATAATGCAGGCAGCAATTTCATTTATAATGAATTTTAAGATTAAGGGAGGCAGAGGCTTTTTAGCACTCGAAAACTATGAATATTATTGAAAGAATTAATGCTGTTACAAACAGTGCTCCAAATAGTAAGGCATATACAATTAATGGCGAGAGTCATTCATATGAAGAGTTGAAAAAACGTTCAGATGCAATGGCGTTTTATTTAGTTAATACAGCAAAATTAAAAAGAGGAACACCGATTGTAATTTTTGGAGGCAAACAGTTTGAAATGATTGTTAGTTTCTTAGGTGCAATTAAAGCGGGCCTTCCCTATATTCCAGTAGATAGCCATACACCATTGGCTCGACTCGAACAGATTTTAGCTGTTTCAAAACCACAGCTTATCATAGCAGTTGAGGATTTACCTAGTGATTTGAATGTGGTGAGCAAAATTGTTTCTATAAAAGAATTGAAAGAAATTGTATCATCAAATTGTGTAGAGATTCCATTAGAGCAAGCAATTAATAAAGATGAAACTTTTTATATCATCTTTACATCAGGAACAACAGGGGTACCAAAAGGCGTTGAAATTAGCCACGATAACCTTGTTAGTTTTTCAGAGTGGTTGCTCAATGATTTTGATTTAGGAACGGGTAAGAACTTTTTAGATCAGGCACCTTATTCGTTTGATTTATCGGTAATGAACCTTTACCCATCATTATTAAGTGGCGGCAACTTAGTTCCATTAGATAAAGAAACAACGCTTAACTTTAAAAGCTTATTTGAAAAATTACCAGGAATGGCTCTAGATGTTTGGGTTTCGACACCATCATTTGCAGATATTTGTTTAATGGATAAAGCATTTAATGAGGCTAATTATCCCAACTTGCAACGTTTCTTATTTTGTGGTGAAGAATTGACGCTTAAAACAGCTACTAAATTAATAGAACGTTTCCCAAAGGCTGCTATTTATAATACATACGGTCCCACAGAAGCAACGGTAGCTGTAACACAGGTATTAATTACAGAAGAAATTGTTAATAAATACGCTCGTCTTCCGATTGGTCGTGTGAAAGAAGACACTGAAATTATTATCGTTGATGACCAATTACAACCAGTTCCAACCGGTGAAATTGGTGAAATGATTATTTTAGGGCCTGCTGTATCTCGAGGATATCTTGAAAATCCTGAAAAAACAGCTGAATCATTTGTTTTAATAAATGGGCAACATGCTTATCGTACAGGTGATTTAGGAAAATTCGAAAAAGATTTACTATTTTATCAAGGACGAAAAGATTTCCAATTAAAATTTAATGGTTACCGAATCGAATTGGAAGATATCGATCATCATTTAGAAAAAGTTAGTTTTGTACAACGAGCAAGTGTGGTGCCGAAGATGTTAAATCATAAAGTGCAAAATTTAATTGCTTATGTTGTGGCAAAGCCACATGAATTTGAGAAAAACAATCAATTAACGCAAGCGATTAAAGCAGAATTAGCACCCTTGGTGATGGATTATATGATTCCGGGTCGATGGGTTTATGTTGATCAGTTACCATTGAGTGCAAATGGTAAGGTTGATCGCAAAGCATTGATTAACGAGGTGAACAAGTAAATGAGTATTCCATATAACGGGCCAATGTATCTTATTTTAATGATTATTATGTTGAGCCCGCTAGTTATAGGTCTATTGCGTGGTAAACGCTATTTGATTTATCAAAACATTGTAACACTGGTCTTACTATATCTTATTTTTGGAGGCAGTCATTGGCATCAAGGTGTTGCGATTTTATGCTACATCGCTTGGCAATGGTTGCTAGTCTATAGCTACTTTAAGTATCGCAGTAAGAAAAATAATAGTTATGTATTTTACGGGGCAGTATTGTTAGCAATTGCACCTTTAGCGGTATCAAAAATAACACCATTACTTGCACACGAAACATCAATCGTAGGTTTCTTGGGGATTTCATATCTAACATTTAAAGCCGTACAGATGGTAATGGAAATGCGCGATGGTCTCATTAAAAAATTCAGTTCTTTAAATTTTTTAGAGTTCTTACTGTTCTTCCCGACAATTTCATCAGGTCCAATTGACCGTTATCGTCGTTTTGAAAAAGAACATCATTTACCACCAACAAAAGAAAAATATGTTACGATGCTTGATAAAGGTATTTTTATGATTGTTTTGGGATGTTTGTATAAATTTATCATTGCTTATTATATCAATTTATATGCCATTGATTATTTACATAAAACAGCACTCATTAATGGTTTCTTCTCTCTCAATACATGGGCCTACATGTATAGTTATAGCCTTTACTTGTTCTTTGATTTTGCTGGTTATAGTCTATTTGCAGTTGGTACAAGTTATATCATGGGTTATACAGTGCCTATCAACTTTAACAAACCATTTTCTAGTCCAAATATTAAAGAGTTTTGGAATCGTTGGCACATGAGTCTTTCTTTCTGGTTCCGTGACTTCGTATTTATGCGTTTAGTGTTCACGATGATTAAAAAGAAAACTTTTAAGAGTAAGATATTGATTTCAAATATCAGCTATATGTCCCTGTTTCTTTTAATGGGTCTGTGGCACGGTTTAACATGGTATTATGTTGCTTATGGGTTATTTCATGGGTTAGCAATATGTGTAAACGATGCTTGGATACGTTATAAGAAGAAACATAAGAACTTACCGAGTAACTGGGCAACCTATGCTCTAGCGGTATTTATTACATTCAACACCGTCTGCTTTAGTTTCTTGATTTTCTCAGGAATACTAGATAAGATGTTCTTTAAATAAAATTTATTAAGATAAAAGGAGATTATTATTATTATGGATATTAAAACAGAGGTATTAAATATTTTAGAAGAATTAACAGGTAGTGATGAAGTGAAAACAAATCCGGATATTGATTTATTTGATGAAGGTTTATTAGACTCAATGGGCACAGTTCAATTATTAATTGAAATTGAGAGTGTTTTAGATATCACAGTGCCAGTATCAGAATTTGAGCGTGAAGAATGGGCTACTCCAACAATGATTATTAAAAAGGTTGCCGAATTTCAATGAAACGTAAGCTAATCATGGCTATAGGACCAGTTATTGTAGCCGTGGTCCTGTTAATAGCCGTGTTTACTCTTCCGATGTTTGAAGGGAAGATTACCCATGAAACGCTTAAAAATGCTGCGGTTGTTTCACAAGTTAAAGTGAAGCGCAGTGATTCCATCTACAGAGCAGCAATGAAAGACCCGCAGTTTATTCCTTTTTTTGGGTCTTCAGAATTACAACGTTATGATCCGTTTCATCCAGATGCATTAGCAGATAAATATAAACGTGATTATACACCCTTTCTAATCGGCCATGCAGGAACAGAATCACTAGATCACTATCTTACAATGCAAGCAATGGGTGACAGTTTAAATAATAAAAAAATGGTGTTCTTTGTGTCTCCCCAATGGTTTGTTAAAAAGGGTGTCTCAAAAGGTGCTTTTAATGCAAACTTTTCAACACTACATGCGATTGATTTCATCAACAATAGCGGCATCGGTGAAACGGAACGTCGTTATGTAGCAAAACGAATCTTACATTACGGCTCAACAAAAGCAGATACAATCATCACTAATGCATTAGAAAATATTAGTAATGGCGAGGAACTAACAACAATTCAAAAAAAATATATTGCTGCTAAAAGAACAATCTTAGAGAAAAATAAAGATGTTTTAGGTAGTCATATTCCAGATAATAGCTGGGATCTTTTAAACAAACAAGAAAAGAAATTACCTGAAACATATAATACACAATCATTGGACAGTCTTGCTTTGAAAATTGCTGAAAAAAACACGACTAATAATGAATTTCGTATTAAAAATTCTTTTTATACAAAACATGTCGAGCAGAATTTAGAGAGACTTAACGGCTCGCAAAAACATTTTAATTATTTACAATCGCCAGAATATGCTGATTTCCAAGTCGTTTTACAGGAATTAGCACGACAAAATGTTGATGTACAATTTGTGGTTACACCAGTTAACAGTAAATGGCGTGAATATACACAATTATCTCAAGAGATGTTAGATGAATTTTCAACTAAGATTGATCACCAAATCACTTCACAAGGTTTCAAAGTGATTGATTTAAC comes from Brochothrix thermosphacta DSM 20171 = FSL F6-1036 and encodes:
- a CDS encoding teichoic acid D-Ala incorporation-associated protein DltX, whose translation is MKSHLQKLRENIWLVSTVKTIFYFAVFLVLIYIYIDNNAGSNFIYNEF
- the dltA gene encoding D-alanine--poly(phosphoribitol) ligase subunit DltA, with amino-acid sequence MNIIERINAVTNSAPNSKAYTINGESHSYEELKKRSDAMAFYLVNTAKLKRGTPIVIFGGKQFEMIVSFLGAIKAGLPYIPVDSHTPLARLEQILAVSKPQLIIAVEDLPSDLNVVSKIVSIKELKEIVSSNCVEIPLEQAINKDETFYIIFTSGTTGVPKGVEISHDNLVSFSEWLLNDFDLGTGKNFLDQAPYSFDLSVMNLYPSLLSGGNLVPLDKETTLNFKSLFEKLPGMALDVWVSTPSFADICLMDKAFNEANYPNLQRFLFCGEELTLKTATKLIERFPKAAIYNTYGPTEATVAVTQVLITEEIVNKYARLPIGRVKEDTEIIIVDDQLQPVPTGEIGEMIILGPAVSRGYLENPEKTAESFVLINGQHAYRTGDLGKFEKDLLFYQGRKDFQLKFNGYRIELEDIDHHLEKVSFVQRASVVPKMLNHKVQNLIAYVVAKPHEFEKNNQLTQAIKAELAPLVMDYMIPGRWVYVDQLPLSANGKVDRKALINEVNK
- the dltB gene encoding D-alanyl-lipoteichoic acid biosynthesis protein DltB, with the translated sequence MSIPYNGPMYLILMIIMLSPLVIGLLRGKRYLIYQNIVTLVLLYLIFGGSHWHQGVAILCYIAWQWLLVYSYFKYRSKKNNSYVFYGAVLLAIAPLAVSKITPLLAHETSIVGFLGISYLTFKAVQMVMEMRDGLIKKFSSLNFLEFLLFFPTISSGPIDRYRRFEKEHHLPPTKEKYVTMLDKGIFMIVLGCLYKFIIAYYINLYAIDYLHKTALINGFFSLNTWAYMYSYSLYLFFDFAGYSLFAVGTSYIMGYTVPINFNKPFSSPNIKEFWNRWHMSLSFWFRDFVFMRLVFTMIKKKTFKSKILISNISYMSLFLLMGLWHGLTWYYVAYGLFHGLAICVNDAWIRYKKKHKNLPSNWATYALAVFITFNTVCFSFLIFSGILDKMFFK
- the dltC gene encoding D-alanine--poly(phosphoribitol) ligase subunit DltC, producing the protein MDIKTEVLNILEELTGSDEVKTNPDIDLFDEGLLDSMGTVQLLIEIESVLDITVPVSEFEREEWATPTMIIKKVAEFQ
- the dltD gene encoding D-alanyl-lipoteichoic acid biosynthesis protein DltD, which encodes MKRKLIMAIGPVIVAVVLLIAVFTLPMFEGKITHETLKNAAVVSQVKVKRSDSIYRAAMKDPQFIPFFGSSELQRYDPFHPDALADKYKRDYTPFLIGHAGTESLDHYLTMQAMGDSLNNKKMVFFVSPQWFVKKGVSKGAFNANFSTLHAIDFINNSGIGETERRYVAKRILHYGSTKADTIITNALENISNGEELTTIQKKYIAAKRTILEKNKDVLGSHIPDNSWDLLNKQEKKLPETYNTQSLDSLALKIAEKNTTNNEFRIKNSFYTKHVEQNLERLNGSQKHFNYLQSPEYADFQVVLQELARQNVDVQFVVTPVNSKWREYTQLSQEMLDEFSTKIDHQITSQGFKVIDLTKKGTEPYYMQDTIHLGWRGWVDLDTKIKPFLEDKKTNTPHYKIDSYFMSKEWQQKK